A region of the Numenius arquata chromosome 2, bNumArq3.hap1.1, whole genome shotgun sequence genome:
cttactgcttttttttttttagaattggtTTAATTGCATTTCATACAAACTGCAAACATTAATAGTACCTAAAATTAAAAAGGCAGCATGCAAACTGCAGAAGATAATCACACCAAcactccctccctctcccaagaCCAATTACCTGTTGTTACTTACCTACGTTCATGTCAGATGCTGCAAGAAGAAAGTGATTCAGTACATACTTGCAGGACCATTTAAATGCAGATATTAATGGTGTAAATAATCCCAAACCTAGGGTAGTTACTTTTAGTAAGTCAGTAACAGTAAAGTTAAGAACACAAAACAAATGCTCACCTTCTTTAACGATGACGatactctctctctctgtctcgtTCTCTGTCACGATCTCTGTCACGATCACGATGCCTCTCCCTCTCACGGCTTCTTTCCCGGTAATAGTCATCATGACGATCTCTACTGCGCGATTTGTGGCGCCTACTTTTTTCTCGTGACCTACTATGGTCCCTCTCTCTGGATCGCTCACGTCTTCtaaaagaaattacttcattaaatttttcctcaaaatagaAGCCACCTGCTGCATGccaattttgtgttctgtttatGGGTACGAATTTCATCAAAAAAGAATGTGAGAGAAATATCTGTTCACTGTGATACagatatggttttgtatgtaaCATGAAAGACGGGTGGTATAAAAGGTGACGGCTAAGAACTCAGTTACAGATAGTAAGGTGCATCTGCTTTCTAATCCATCAAGGAAATGATACTACATTCTACTCAGAATGGTGGACAAGGTGGCTGAAATCAGCTGAGGGAACGCACCACACCTCAAACGATCACTACAACATGGCTGCCAATCTGTGCACTGACAGTATGTACCAAAACCAGCTGtctttgtgtttttaatattCAAGGCCAACTACAATACTACAATATCCAAATGAACTAGAGGCTCAGTGTTTGTCCTAACTCTGAAAGGGGCGTTATTtaagttttgaaagaaatatcaATCTCTTATTTGTACTAGGTAGAAGAGTCCATGAATTCCAAATCTACCTACTCTCAATTTTTAGATCGTatgacaaaaggcaaaaaaaaattaaataaataaaataattaataaataaataaatcattctgCCCAACTCCCCCCACAGCCCAACTCACATGTACTACTGTGACAAGTGTGGAGAAAATCACttttaagcaaaatgaaaaatggcaTCAAATATCCTCAACCTTGATTTTCAATAGCAACTTCTAATAAAAATTTTGTACTGGACATCTTAATTGATAAAGGATAATTCTATGTTGAAGTCTACACTTTTCAAGAATACCATGCAGGAACGGACACCAAATAAAACTGAGAGTTAAACTTTGGCTAGTCAGATCAATTTTGAAAAAAGGGTCAATAAAATGTAGCTGTGTTTGGGAAACCCCTATTTGGTTCTTCGAAACATTTCTTGTGCAACCCAGCAAATCATTAAGCGTCTTACATGACTTCGTTTCTTCTCTGTGAACTAGTCCTGCCCTACACCTTCCCTTTTGTAAGTAAGGGCAGATGGAAGAGGAAAGTTTTACCTGGATCCAGAACCATAAGATTTGGACTCAATTCCATGAAGGCAGTCCTGAAGAGAGCTAATAAGTACTTTACAGCGATCATCCGCAGATACTTTGGACTGTTTAATTAAGGAAATTGCAGTTACCAAGGTCTCTATAGCACTTCCGTAGTCACCTGAAAATGACATAAGATCATGACCAGAGTATTATGCAATTTAAAGCAAAGATATCTGTATATCTGTCATAGTATTACCACTTTGAGCATCTTCTCTTCAACAGCCATCCAGATCGTTTACTGTAGAACCAAATATTAAAATACTATCCAGATCAGTTCTCAGAATGCATTCTCAGAAACTAATTGGAGCATAGTACAAAATCAGTCATAGGTTGTACCTAAATTCAGCCTCCTGGAAAATGTGGCTTCAGGACTCCaaatttcctcacagaaaaaCTATAAACTCTTTTTAGTTGGGTAGAATAACAAACACATTAATTGAATTTTACTAACCAGCACTGGCATCTGATACAGCTCTCGAAATGGCACTGCTTGAGATCGCCCTATTTCTATTCATGATTTCTTCAAATTCTGCTTCACTTAGAGGTGTCCTTGCAGCATCCATTTCTCTGCAAGCAATAAAACTAGTATttaaaaggttaagaaaaatgtACAAAGATATCATTGCAGTTTTAACAATCCAAGTTTGCAACTTTAAGCAAAgtgacaaacagaaaagaaagcaggatctgggtttggttttggtttgttttttttttttgttaaggacCATGTTACAGTATAAAATCCTgaacgctaaaaaaaaaaagtaaaataagaaaaaaggtaaaaaacaattaaaacattgCTGTATAAATACTTATTCTTGTTCATCCCATCTATTTTGAAGATTCAGCAGCACTTAATGTTGTGCtttacaaatatttcaaattttcgTAAAATCCTTGAAGTAGACATTATCCCAATTGAATGGATGTGGAAATACACGTACATAGGCAATGCAACTTTGAGCAAAATTAGAGATCATTTTTATTAACAGTAATGGAATTAGAACTATATGATCCTGTTTCCCAGATCTTAACTAAGACCAGAATGCTGTAACTTATGAAAAGCAAACATAGTCTATCATCTTCAAAACACTCCATTTTATGAATGATACTTCAACATTTTATAgctaattttgtttggttttattttttatttccagtcaGGTTCAGGGTCCTCAAATTTGATCTCCAAACCGGTCACAGTAAGGAGAAAGCAATAAAGCAGAATCCTCATACTCATTacacttttttactttaattattaGCTACCTATATAGGGTTTCCAAAGTAACAGAAGTTAACCTACACAAAATTTTTCCCAAAAGTTTGCAGTGTCCTATTAGCCAGTCTCTGTATCATATAGAAAATTTGGAGAAATATGTTAGAGAAATGTTGAGACTGTTAAACTGGCCCACTGCTTGGTATTTCTAGAATAGTGTTAGTTCTTCTGgtagaaagaaaatgcagaataataaGCAATGCTATCCTCTTAATTGCAAGAAGTGGAACAAGATCCTATAGCCAGTTTAGCATAAGAGGAAATGTCTAAAAATTCATACCTCCCTGAGTTTTGAGTATTATTTTTCGTGTGCCTCCCATAGAATGGAATATGTAATTTTTCTCTTATGGACATGTTATTTCCAGTGAAACGCCTATGATATATAATTAATGACAATTTAAATAGTTATGGATGATAGTTTTaacattattaatgaaaatactggaCAGTAAGTTAATACTGTCCTATTcccactccttccctccccagacaTTCTACAAACTGCAGACAACCTCAATTCTGTCCATCAAAAAAATAACCAACACCTTATAGTTTTATTGTATTTCAGGCAATTAAGCCAAATGCTTGAATTTCTATACTTTCTGTATGAACATAGTATGTATAGATGCATggaattttttaaactttgtgaTAAAAGAATCAAAGCAAAGTGTCTTCgcagaaaacattttaaacaagaaGTGTGTCTTATGCTAGCAGTAAAATCACAACTGAAAAATCCAAATGTAACTATATATAAAAAGTGCCTTATAATTTATCCCAAAATCTTCTGTGACAAATACAAATATGGTGACAATCGAGAAACAGCAGCAAGACAGAGATGCTTGAAAGCACAGATGAAAGACTGTTcaaacaagatgttaaaaacttCACAACTCAAGTCAGAAAGACTCGAGAACTCTGTCCCAGATAGGATTAACCCTGTAGGAAAAGCCACTGCTACAAACAAGCAAGACTGCACCAAATGAGCAGAAGCATCTTGAcaggaaaggaagataaaagtCCTGCAGTTAATTCCCGTGTGGCTTTTGGGACAAAGACACACTTTGAATTGAATCCTGAAGGAAAAAGGGacaagcagagctgctgaaagaCGATAACGGTATGAGCTTGGCATAGCACTGTGCTCAATGTAACGCACATATTCAAAAAGGACAACTCCAGAGCATTCTAAAAAGACAGCTTGCAAAGCACAATGGTAAAGGTACACGTCAGAATTTCAAGTTAAGACAGAAGCACAACCAGAAGCTGCTGCATAAGAAGTGATATATAAGTTTACATGTAGAACACACGGAACGATGATACTGCCAAATACAAACTGAAGACAAGCAGCTCAGAGCTGAAAAGGGAAAGCGAGATTACTGGTGCTACATTTCAGGATTTTCCTACTGCTACCAACATGTTTCTGAGagatatttcactgaaaaagtgaaaagggGCAAATTAGAAGGCTGTTGGGATCCCTTCCAGtcctatttttcattatttctaacATTTGTATTAGAAGGGAAAATCAAACATTTCCTACAAGAGGAGTAAATCTGCTACCAAGCACATTGCACCAAAAGCACTCACCTTCCAGGTGGCCCATAGTCACCTCTGTCATATGGTGGAGGTCGGCCATACGGATCTGTTGGAGGTGGGCCACGGCTGTCTGAAGTAGGTATGCCGCTATTGGCAGGTGGGGGGAAGAAAGCTGGATTCACATGTGGTGCAGGTGGTGGAGCACCTGGAGGTGGTCCAGGGAGATGTGGAGGAGGAGCAAGAGTTAAGGGTGGCCCAAGAGGACCAGGTGGACGAGGGGGAAATGGACCCGGAGGTGGAGGTGGACCCTGCTGAGGTGGTGGCGGACCTGGTGGTGGCCCATAGCCTGGAACTGGTGGTGGAGGGCCTGGAGGAAGTGGCCCAAGTGGAGGCTGACCAAAAGGCTGTCCTGGAAACAGAACTGGTGGTGGTGGACGGTCACCACGGTTAGGAGGTCCAGCTAACGGAGGTGGGAGGACCTGACCAGGAGGTGGAGGACCTGGAGGGCCTGGTGGGCCAGGAGGACCTAAAGGTGGACGTGGGGGAGTTTGTCCAgctagaaagaggagaaaaaaaaaaaaaaaagaaaaaaaaaaagagttaaatataaagaaataaaagacttagcaaaataattaaaattcttgttttttaaaaattgttaaaaacaacaacaacaaaaaaaaaaaaacaaacaaccctcaCTGAAAAATTTGCAACTTACACAAGACATGCATGGTCCCACTTTGGGTCCAGTAGCTTAGAAATTTTTTAACAGTTGCTGGACTATCAATATCTAAAGAGAACAACATTAATTGGAAAACTGACAACTCGCCCCCCAATCACTTAATCACATGCTATTGTGACCAAAATCCCCAAAAGCTTACAAAAACTAGAAAACATCACATCCTACTTACACCTGCAACTACTCCTTCATATGGGGCATAAGatacaatataaattaaaaatatgggaaaaactATATTGGAGAAGGTAAGTTAAATGCAGTATCCAAACTACTTTCA
Encoded here:
- the CPSF6 gene encoding cleavage and polyadenylation specificity factor subunit 6 isoform X1; the encoded protein is MADGVDHIDIYADVGEEFNQEAEYGGHDQIDLYDDVISPSANNGDAPEDRDYMDSLPPSVGDDVGKGAAPNVVYTYTGKRIALYIGNLTWWTTDEDLTEAVHSLGVNDILEIKFFENRANGQSKGFALVGVGSEASSKKLMDLLPKRELHGQNPVVTPCNKQFLSQFEMQSRKTTQSGQMSGEGKAGPPGGSSRAAFPPSNRGRGRFPGAIPGGDRFPGPAGPGGPPPPFPAGQTPPRPPLGPPGPPGPPGPPPPGQVLPPPLAGPPNRGDRPPPPVLFPGQPFGQPPLGPLPPGPPPPVPGYGPPPGPPPPQQGPPPPPGPFPPRPPGPLGPPLTLAPPPHLPGPPPGAPPPAPHVNPAFFPPPANSGIPTSDSRGPPPTDPYGRPPPYDRGDYGPPGRRFTGNNMSIREKLHIPFYGRHTKNNTQNSGREMDAARTPLSEAEFEEIMNRNRAISSSAISRAVSDASAGDYGSAIETLVTAISLIKQSKVSADDRCKVLISSLQDCLHGIESKSYGSGSRRRERSRERDHSRSREKSRRHKSRSRDRHDDYYRERSRERERHRDRDRDRDRERDREREYRHR
- the CPSF6 gene encoding cleavage and polyadenylation specificity factor subunit 6 isoform X3, producing MADGVDHIDIYADVGEEFNQEAEYGGHDQIDLYDDVISPSANNGDAPEDRDYMDSLPPSVGDDVGKGAAPNVVYTYTGKRIALYIGNLTWWTTDEDLTEAVHSLGVNDILEIKFFENRANGQSKGFALVGVGSEASSKKLMDLLPKRELHGQNPVVTPCNKQFLSQFEMQSRKTTQSGQMSGEGKAGPPGGSSRAAFPPSNRGRGRFPGAIPGGDRFPGPAGPGGPPPPFPAGQTPPRPPLGPPGPPGPPGPPPPGQVLPPPLAGPPNRGDRPPPPVLFPGQPFGQPPLGPLPPGPPPPVPGYGPPPGPPPPQQGPPPPPGPFPPRPPGPLGPPLTLAPPPHLPGPPPGAPPPAPHVNPAFFPPPANSGIPTSDSRGPPPTDPYGRPPPYDRGDYGPPGREMDAARTPLSEAEFEEIMNRNRAISSSAISRAVSDASAGDYGSAIETLVTAISLIKQSKVSADDRCKVLISSLQDCLHGIESKSYGSGSRRERSRERDHSRSREKSRRHKSRSRDRHDDYYRERSRERERHRDRDRDRDRERDREREYRHR
- the CPSF6 gene encoding cleavage and polyadenylation specificity factor subunit 6 isoform X2 — encoded protein: MADGVDHIDIYADVGEEFNQEAEYGGHDQIDLYDDVISPSANNGDAPEDRDYMDSLPPSVGDDVGKGAAPNVVYTYTGKRIALYIGNLTWWTTDEDLTEAVHSLGVNDILEIKFFENRANGQSKGFALVGVGSEASSKKLMDLLPKRELHGQNPVVTPCNKQFLSQFEMQSRKTTQSGQMSGEGKAGPPGGSSRAAFPPSNRGRGRFPGAIPGGDRFPGPAGPGGPPPPFPAGQTPPRPPLGPPGPPGPPGPPPPGQVLPPPLAGPPNRGDRPPPPVLFPGQPFGQPPLGPLPPGPPPPVPGYGPPPGPPPPQQGPPPPPGPFPPRPPGPLGPPLTLAPPPHLPGPPPGAPPPAPHVNPAFFPPPANSGIPTSDSRGPPPTDPYGRPPPYDRGDYGPPGREMDAARTPLSEAEFEEIMNRNRAISSSAISRAVSDASAGDYGSAIETLVTAISLIKQSKVSADDRCKVLISSLQDCLHGIESKSYGSGSRRRERSRERDHSRSREKSRRHKSRSRDRHDDYYRERSRERERHRDRDRDRDRERDREREYRHR